The proteins below come from a single Oscillospiraceae bacterium genomic window:
- a CDS encoding septum formation initiator family protein, with protein MSKNKGRSQRGFLPWWITVPVFLIVCGSLFINLVQYQVSIASKQQELQSVQNQLSTQLTENAELSGTLDQGESAIIERYAREQGYAKPNERVFVDISGK; from the coding sequence ATGAGCAAAAACAAGGGAAGGTCCCAGCGTGGGTTCCTGCCGTGGTGGATCACCGTTCCGGTGTTTCTGATCGTCTGCGGCTCGCTGTTCATCAATCTTGTGCAGTATCAGGTGTCCATTGCATCCAAGCAGCAGGAGCTGCAGTCTGTGCAGAACCAGCTGAGCACACAGCTTACCGAAAACGCCGAGCTGTCCGGCACGCTGGATCAGGGCGAAAGCGCTATTATCGAGCGCTACGCCCGGGAGCAGGGCTACGCAAAGCCCAACGAGCGCGTCTTTGTGGACATCAGCGGCAAATAA
- a CDS encoding S1 RNA-binding domain-containing protein codes for MALQVGDIVEGKVTGIKPFGAFVSLPEGKTGLVHISEVSYEFVQDLSTVLSDGQTVSVKVISIAPDGKIALSIKRTQPAPERGPRQQHGERTAGGNDRRPAPRPKREEKPRVWQPKPAAPQGDMSFEDMMARYKTRSEEKIADLKRVTENHRGGYSRRRG; via the coding sequence TTGGCATTACAAGTTGGGGATATTGTCGAGGGCAAGGTCACTGGTATCAAGCCGTTCGGCGCGTTCGTTTCTCTGCCGGAGGGCAAGACCGGTCTTGTCCACATCTCCGAGGTTTCCTACGAGTTTGTGCAGGATCTTTCCACGGTGCTCAGCGATGGGCAGACGGTTTCCGTCAAGGTGATCTCGATCGCACCGGACGGCAAGATCGCATTGTCCATCAAGCGCACCCAGCCCGCGCCGGAGCGCGGCCCGCGCCAGCAGCACGGCGAGCGCACTGCAGGCGGTAATGACCGCCGCCCGGCCCCGCGCCCCAAGCGTGAGGAAAAGCCCCGCGTCTGGCAGCCCAAGCCTGCCGCACCTCAGGGCGATATGAGCTTTGAGGACATGATGGCCCGCTACAAGACCCGCAGCGAGGAAAAGATCGCGGATCTCAAGCGCGTGACGGAGAACCATCGCGGCGGATATTCCCGCCGCCGCGGCTGA